One Solibacillus sp. R5-41 DNA segment encodes these proteins:
- the cbiB gene encoding adenosylcobinamide-phosphate synthase CbiB, translated as MILGEPKKITHPVIYIGRFISFLEKALNKGRYLRFKGFITVLLTVGATTFITFIIVFISFKIHFLIWVVMEVSLISLALAQKSLKEAAMIVYDALNNNDMAQAREKLGWIVGRDTAHLDEPEIVRGVVETVSENTSDGVTAPLLYALCFGATGAWCYKAINTLDSMIGYKNERYGQFGYTAAKLDDLANLIPSRITGFILLISTKKYINKSLIFRMKNWLKDAKKHPSPNSGYLEAATAWQLGIRLGGYNQYGGIESFRAYMGEPYFTTQKKHIKLAIKQMYVCTWWLLLIGGCYMLLPSHGANASALYKAMGITMPQEVIDLSENVNVEGFPEKIKEYWPNLLKKLASYPDEQAEPFYTDIADFHKVHKSQIVVTNGAAEGLMALAQFFRGKDVGLLEPSFSEYKRTLQQQSCTIHSVVTEDIIHYRFNKQALNELLLRVSAIYICNPNNPTGVLLKKEWIEGLIQKYPHCDFVIDEAFIDWTDEAESVVALTKTYTNLFVLRSMTKMFGLAGVRLGYVIGKQVEKLRCFLPHWNVSNIAIELGSICLKEQQFVKVSREKSEILRAEMVVVLKGLGCTITNSAANFLLFKLPNRLNSESFFSHLLHRGIVLRHTKNYVGLDGKWFRIAVKNEEIWAKCKEEIIIYVENH; from the coding sequence TTGATTTTAGGAGAACCAAAGAAAATTACACATCCCGTAATTTATATAGGACGCTTCATTTCCTTTTTAGAGAAGGCATTGAACAAAGGGAGATATTTACGCTTCAAAGGTTTTATTACAGTCCTATTAACAGTAGGTGCTACAACTTTTATAACTTTTATAATCGTTTTTATATCTTTTAAAATTCACTTTCTTATATGGGTAGTTATGGAAGTATCGTTAATTAGCCTAGCGCTCGCTCAAAAATCATTAAAGGAAGCGGCAATGATTGTATACGATGCACTGAACAATAACGATATGGCTCAAGCCCGTGAAAAACTAGGGTGGATTGTGGGACGAGATACTGCACATTTAGACGAACCGGAAATTGTACGGGGAGTTGTTGAAACTGTATCAGAAAATACGAGTGATGGTGTTACCGCACCACTATTATATGCGCTATGTTTTGGAGCTACAGGTGCATGGTGTTACAAAGCAATCAATACTTTAGATTCAATGATAGGCTATAAAAATGAACGATATGGACAGTTTGGATATACTGCGGCAAAGTTAGATGATCTCGCAAATCTTATTCCAAGTCGTATTACGGGGTTTATTTTACTTATAAGTACGAAAAAGTATATTAATAAATCATTAATATTTCGGATGAAAAATTGGCTGAAAGATGCAAAGAAACATCCAAGTCCGAACAGTGGCTATCTAGAAGCAGCAACTGCCTGGCAATTAGGTATTCGCTTAGGTGGTTACAATCAATATGGTGGAATAGAATCATTTCGAGCGTATATGGGAGAACCATATTTTACGACGCAAAAAAAGCATATTAAACTAGCAATTAAACAAATGTATGTTTGTACATGGTGGCTTTTACTAATAGGGGGATGCTATATGTTATTGCCTTCACATGGGGCTAATGCATCGGCATTGTATAAGGCAATGGGTATTACAATGCCGCAAGAAGTAATTGATTTAAGTGAAAACGTTAATGTTGAAGGGTTTCCTGAGAAAATTAAAGAGTATTGGCCCAATTTACTGAAAAAACTAGCATCCTATCCAGATGAACAAGCAGAGCCATTTTATACGGATATAGCGGATTTTCACAAAGTTCATAAATCGCAAATTGTTGTTACGAATGGTGCAGCAGAAGGGTTAATGGCGTTAGCGCAATTTTTTAGAGGAAAAGATGTTGGATTATTAGAACCATCTTTTTCAGAGTATAAAAGGACATTGCAGCAACAAAGTTGTACGATTCATTCGGTCGTTACAGAGGATATTATTCACTATCGTTTTAATAAGCAGGCACTAAATGAATTATTATTACGTGTATCAGCTATTTACATATGCAATCCAAATAATCCAACTGGTGTTTTATTAAAAAAAGAATGGATTGAGGGGTTAATACAAAAGTATCCACATTGTGACTTTGTAATAGATGAAGCTTTTATCGATTGGACAGACGAAGCAGAAAGTGTTGTTGCGTTAACGAAAACATATACGAATTTATTTGTCTTGCGATCTATGACGAAGATGTTTGGACTTGCGGGAGTTCGACTAGGTTATGTGATTGGGAAGCAAGTTGAAAAGTTGCGATGTTTCCTACCACATTGGAATGTTAGTAATATTGCAATTGAACTAGGCTCCATTTGTTTAAAAGAGCAGCAATTTGTAAAGGTATCTAGGGAGAAAAGTGAGATATTAAGAGCGGAAATGGTCGTAGTACTGAAAGGATTAGGGTGTACAATTACAAATAGCGCTGCAAACTTTTTACTATTTAAATTACCGAATAGACTAAATTCGGAGTCGTTTTTTTCACATTTATTGCATCGTGGCATTGTATTACGTCATACAAAAAATTATGTTGGGTTAGATGGAAAGTGGTTCCGAATTGCCGTCAAAAACGAAGAAATATGGGCGAAGTGTAAGGAAGAGATAATAATTTATGTCGAAAATCATTAA
- a CDS encoding CbiX/SirB N-terminal domain-containing protein, producing the protein MTTWNLTPMQRHILICNGATCMGAGAEEVTQQIRNEIKESKLDDVIHTSRTRCNGRCKDKCVVIDYPKGTWYSVQEEKTSRAIVHENVSEENIIYSLHEGERLRGESRIKGIDKYRKRKGKKHKAVLFVGHGSRLEAGNEEVRQFVSRMEPKIDPQYIVQTCFLEFASPNIDDGIQACIEAGADEIHVIPIILLHAGHSKLHIPAEIEEARVQFPDIRFTYGQTIGIHDEIFEILKSRLQEVGFDTSAKHENTAILLIARGSSDLEAKEDFYKISHRLAEQIDVPIFETAFMGVTTPTVEQGVETCIERGAKKIIMLPYFLFTGILMKRMAHMATEFSREYPNIEITIANYFGYHPKLQNVLLERLQQTIDGTSTGMQDLENFRKYVEENGYEHHH; encoded by the coding sequence ATGACAACTTGGAATTTAACACCGATGCAACGACACATTTTAATTTGTAATGGGGCAACTTGTATGGGCGCTGGTGCAGAAGAAGTTACCCAGCAAATACGCAATGAAATTAAGGAGAGTAAGCTTGATGACGTTATCCATACTTCCCGCACACGCTGTAACGGGCGTTGTAAGGATAAATGTGTAGTTATTGATTATCCGAAAGGTACATGGTATTCCGTTCAAGAGGAGAAAACCTCTCGTGCAATCGTCCATGAAAATGTATCAGAGGAGAATATTATTTATTCGTTGCATGAAGGAGAGCGTCTTCGTGGTGAATCTCGTATTAAAGGGATTGATAAGTACCGAAAGCGTAAAGGGAAGAAACATAAGGCCGTATTATTCGTAGGACATGGTAGTCGCTTAGAAGCAGGAAATGAAGAAGTGCGTCAATTTGTTAGCCGAATGGAACCGAAAATTGACCCACAATATATCGTGCAAACATGCTTTTTAGAATTTGCATCTCCAAACATTGATGATGGTATTCAAGCGTGTATTGAAGCTGGTGCAGATGAAATTCATGTAATCCCAATCATTTTATTACATGCTGGACATTCAAAGCTTCATATTCCAGCCGAAATTGAGGAAGCAAGAGTACAATTCCCAGACATTCGTTTTACATATGGACAAACAATTGGTATTCATGATGAAATTTTTGAGATTTTAAAATCTCGCCTACAAGAAGTTGGGTTCGACACATCTGCTAAACATGAAAATACAGCTATTTTATTAATTGCTCGTGGTAGTAGCGACCTTGAGGCGAAAGAGGACTTTTATAAAATTTCACATAGGTTAGCTGAACAAATTGACGTACCTATTTTCGAAACGGCATTTATGGGCGTAACAACACCAACTGTTGAACAAGGTGTAGAGACGTGTATTGAGCGCGGCGCAAAAAAGATAATCATGTTACCTTACTTTTTATTCACAGGAATTCTAATGAAGCGCATGGCACATATGGCAACGGAATTTTCTAGAGAATACCCTAACATTGAAATTACAATTGCGAATTATTTTGGTTATCATCCAAAATTGCAAAATGTCCTATTAGAACGATTACAACAAACAATCGATGGAACATCCACAGGTATGCAAGACTTAGAAAACTTCCGGAAATATGTTGAAGAGAATGGTTATGAACACCATCACTAA
- a CDS encoding sulfite reductase translates to MEQYVRQNFERAMQLPMPTKTFAKLKASGRFIALTVRPGIINKHLTSAQLNVLARLADEGAVKYSAGHSFIVSVHDEMLDEVMQILTDVELYVVPPTPSAIMKCCDFCDGDELAALPIAKELLREIEQMPLKKRVRIGFNACTLACYNAVQDDLALIYHNGGFDIYGGAVPMGRRASSGELLAKNIPEQYIIECVKKLLVHYNTSNVEKFFRFIKKEKESIQQYLKGD, encoded by the coding sequence ATGGAGCAATACGTACGTCAAAATTTTGAGCGAGCAATGCAACTACCGATGCCTACTAAAACATTTGCAAAGCTGAAGGCATCAGGTCGCTTTATCGCATTAACGGTTAGACCCGGTATCATTAATAAACATTTAACAAGTGCTCAACTGAATGTATTAGCAAGGTTAGCAGATGAGGGTGCTGTTAAATATTCAGCTGGCCACAGCTTTATCGTATCTGTACATGACGAAATGCTTGATGAAGTGATGCAAATATTAACCGATGTAGAGCTCTATGTAGTGCCACCTACTCCTAGTGCCATCATGAAATGTTGTGACTTTTGTGATGGAGACGAATTAGCAGCTTTGCCAATTGCAAAAGAGCTATTACGAGAAATTGAACAAATGCCATTAAAAAAGAGAGTAAGGATTGGTTTTAATGCATGCACGCTCGCCTGTTATAATGCCGTCCAGGATGATTTGGCATTAATTTACCATAATGGGGGATTTGATATTTACGGCGGTGCGGTTCCAATGGGGAGACGTGCAAGTTCTGGAGAATTATTAGCTAAAAATATTCCAGAACAATACATTATTGAATGTGTGAAAAAGTTATTAGTTCATTACAATACATCAAATGTGGAGAAGTTTTTCCGTTTCATTAAGAAAGAAAAGGAAAGTATTCAACAATATTTAAAGGGGGATTAA
- a CDS encoding MFS transporter, protein MSTTMAKQSDPVYPVMVAMGVCHLINDTMQSVIPAMFPLLERDLGLTFTQLGMITFVLNIFASLLQPAVGFMTDKKPFPYALPLGMVSSFIGVSLLIVVNEYWMILMSVIFLGIGSAIFHPEGSRVSFMAAGNRRGLAQSIYQVGGNTGQALSPLLSAFIILPFGMNGVSIVLVFTSIGIFMLTKIATWYKRQLEEEKLSKVKKVLVSSLPRLTKKQVGIALSLLLVIIFARSFYVTNMTSFYVFYLIEQYGIKVEFGQLLIFLFMAFGVVGTFFGGPLSDRIGRKNAILISVVGPIPLCIALPFLPISLVVVFLIAIGALIMISFTVTVVYAQELVPSKIGTMAGLTVGVAFGMGAIGSVVIGSFMDQFGIRPTMIAISMLSLLLLVAFLLPRDHVANA, encoded by the coding sequence ATGTCTACTACAATGGCAAAGCAGTCCGATCCCGTTTATCCGGTCATGGTAGCAATGGGTGTTTGTCATTTAATTAACGATACAATGCAGTCAGTTATTCCAGCGATGTTTCCGCTACTAGAAAGGGATTTAGGGCTAACGTTTACACAGTTGGGGATGATTACCTTTGTGTTAAATATATTTGCGAGTCTTTTACAACCAGCAGTCGGCTTTATGACCGACAAAAAGCCTTTTCCTTATGCGTTGCCACTAGGGATGGTCAGCTCATTTATCGGGGTGTCGCTCCTTATTGTCGTCAATGAATATTGGATGATATTAATGTCGGTTATTTTTTTAGGGATTGGTTCAGCGATTTTTCATCCAGAAGGTTCGCGTGTGTCATTCATGGCGGCGGGTAATAGACGCGGACTTGCACAGTCGATTTATCAAGTAGGGGGCAATACAGGGCAAGCATTGTCGCCATTATTAAGCGCCTTTATAATTTTGCCGTTTGGAATGAATGGCGTATCAATCGTGTTAGTATTTACTTCTATTGGAATATTTATGTTAACAAAAATTGCTACATGGTATAAACGCCAGCTTGAAGAGGAGAAGCTATCGAAAGTGAAGAAGGTACTTGTGTCTTCATTGCCAAGATTAACGAAAAAGCAGGTCGGTATAGCACTTAGCTTATTGCTCGTTATTATATTTGCGCGTTCATTCTATGTAACGAATATGACAAGTTTCTATGTGTTTTACTTAATTGAACAATATGGGATTAAAGTTGAATTTGGCCAATTACTAATTTTCCTATTTATGGCGTTTGGTGTGGTAGGTACATTTTTTGGTGGGCCATTATCAGATCGTATCGGTCGGAAAAATGCGATCTTAATTTCGGTTGTAGGACCCATTCCACTCTGTATAGCGCTACCATTTTTACCGATTTCACTTGTCGTGGTGTTTCTAATCGCGATTGGGGCACTCATTATGATTAGCTTCACGGTGACGGTTGTATATGCACAGGAGCTTGTTCCATCCAAAATTGGGACAATGGCGGGACTGACAGTTGGCGTTGCTTTTGGTATGGGCGCAATTGGCTCGGTCGTGATTGGGAGTTTTATGGACCAGTTCGGTATACGCCCTACGATGATTGCCATTTCAATGCTGTCGCTGCTTTTACTAGTTGCGTTTTTATTGCCAAGAGACCACGTAGCAAATGCGTAA
- a CDS encoding DUF421 domain-containing protein produces MELNLLEMLIRTTFAFFAILLLARIIGKKQISQLTFFHYVTGITFGSIAANISSEAETPFFDGLISLVWWAVLTLFVTFVTFKSKKARVLFDDRPMIVIQSGVILNDNLEKARLHMDELTMLLREQSIFSLDEVLHAIFETNGELTVLKKAPMRSATKEDVKIASPAPQFMPTELISDGKIIVKNLNELNLTEEWLLKKLSKKNIHSVKDVYYAQVLENGSLYISIKNASPPS; encoded by the coding sequence ATGGAGCTTAATTTATTGGAGATGCTCATACGTACAACTTTTGCTTTTTTTGCTATTTTACTGCTTGCGCGTATTATTGGCAAAAAACAAATAAGTCAGCTGACCTTTTTCCACTATGTAACAGGGATTACTTTTGGCTCAATTGCAGCTAATATTTCTTCCGAAGCTGAAACACCTTTTTTTGATGGACTGATTTCCTTAGTATGGTGGGCTGTGCTAACCCTCTTTGTCACTTTTGTAACATTTAAATCAAAAAAAGCACGTGTTTTATTTGATGATCGGCCAATGATTGTTATACAAAGTGGCGTTATTTTAAATGACAACTTAGAAAAGGCACGTTTGCATATGGATGAATTAACAATGCTTTTACGGGAACAAAGTATTTTTTCACTTGATGAGGTTCTCCATGCCATTTTTGAAACAAACGGGGAATTAACCGTGTTAAAAAAAGCTCCAATGCGTTCGGCAACAAAAGAAGATGTGAAAATAGCCTCACCCGCACCTCAATTTATGCCGACCGAACTCATTTCCGATGGTAAAATTATTGTAAAAAACTTAAACGAGCTAAATTTAACAGAAGAATGGTTGCTAAAAAAATTATCGAAGAAAAATATCCATTCAGTTAAAGATGTTTACTATGCACAAGTTTTAGAAAACGGATCCCTGTACATTAGTATTAAAAATGCTAGTCCACCTTCATAA
- a CDS encoding universal stress protein — protein MKHVRGRMDESILVCVYYGQNGERLIRRGHKLATLLDCPLYVLTVDPERLDAFDAEKSSYIEQWGQLAEELEIEEFIIKDNERRPIQKVISEVARNCNISQIIVGQSAQSRWEEITKGSFLNVLLKEVPFVDFHIVSVKRPSEDELIDIYEKGVRTYLVEDSEEFKVAFTCPKIISIEGIFFKEIGTDFDNGIFKFAYDQKMHEVHITEGIVTDPERIPLACRPVNG, from the coding sequence ATGAAACATGTTAGAGGTCGGATGGACGAAAGTATTTTAGTTTGTGTATATTATGGACAAAATGGAGAACGTTTAATACGCAGAGGACATAAACTAGCTACTTTACTAGATTGTCCACTTTATGTTTTAACGGTTGATCCAGAACGACTTGATGCTTTCGACGCAGAAAAGTCAAGCTACATCGAACAGTGGGGGCAATTGGCGGAAGAATTAGAAATAGAAGAATTCATCATTAAGGACAACGAGCGTCGACCAATTCAAAAGGTGATTTCTGAAGTGGCGCGAAACTGCAACATTTCACAAATTATCGTTGGACAAAGCGCACAAAGCCGCTGGGAGGAAATCACAAAAGGTTCCTTCTTAAACGTCTTATTAAAAGAAGTGCCATTTGTTGATTTTCATATCGTTTCGGTAAAGCGCCCTTCTGAGGATGAATTAATTGATATTTACGAAAAAGGTGTCCGTACTTACTTAGTAGAGGATTCAGAAGAGTTTAAAGTAGCCTTCACTTGCCCAAAAATTATCTCCATTGAAGGAATTTTCTTCAAAGAGATTGGCACTGACTTCGACAATGGAATTTTTAAATTTGCGTATGATCAAAAAATGCATGAAGTCCACATTACAGAAGGAATCGTCACAGATCCTGAACGTATACCACTTGCCTGCCGACCGGTAAATGGTTGA
- a CDS encoding histidine phosphatase family protein, translating to MSKIIKYYRHAETKWNKEGRLQGWLDSELTERGIQEAKQVQWEPEIVFCSDLNRAYQTAMHMFPNSVIHKSENLREIRLGHWQGCLISGLQKDGQYNCYTNSPHLFQHTTQESFQQVTLRMLAFHESLDHLSYNKIAVVSHGVALACFFTAIKNQSYENLWEYLLTGTACETVTL from the coding sequence ATGTCGAAAATCATTAAGTATTACCGTCATGCAGAAACAAAATGGAATAAAGAGGGACGATTGCAAGGATGGCTTGATTCGGAACTAACGGAACGAGGTATTCAAGAGGCAAAACAAGTTCAATGGGAACCGGAAATTGTTTTTTGTAGTGATTTAAATCGAGCATATCAAACGGCTATGCATATGTTTCCGAACAGTGTCATTCATAAAAGTGAAAATTTACGTGAAATTCGTCTCGGACATTGGCAAGGTTGTCTAATAAGCGGTCTGCAAAAAGATGGGCAATATAATTGTTATACGAATTCGCCACATTTGTTTCAACATACTACACAAGAATCGTTTCAACAAGTGACGCTGCGAATGCTTGCATTTCACGAAAGTTTAGATCATTTATCATATAACAAAATTGCCGTCGTTTCGCATGGAGTTGCGCTTGCATGTTTCTTTACTGCAATTAAAAATCAAAGTTACGAAAATTTATGGGAATATTTATTGACTGGTACGGCATGTGAGACGGTTACGTTATAA
- a CDS encoding ABC transporter substrate-binding protein, translated as MKKRKFWWASFALTAALILTACNDTEPETKNEPASAGATAEALTIENEGVTLEYTEVPKRAITINQHVTEIMLALGLEDSMVGTSYLDDEIYEPLQEAYAEIPVLAEHYPSKEQIIANEADFIYGGWAGAFNPKNVMSREELKELGINSYLQSSSIKVGTTVEDIYIDIRNISAIFRVEERGEALIEEMNNEIKAITEKLPANEKPIDVLVFDSGDTEVFTATQNFMNTLVTMAGGKNVFGDIEKNWATVSKEDAVERAPEAIVVIDYGSTTAEEKIAFLKADPALSQTPAVQNEHFVVLPLSAASEGVRVAEALAILVEGLYPDSF; from the coding sequence ATGAAAAAACGAAAATTTTGGTGGGCATCTTTTGCCTTAACCGCCGCACTTATCTTAACTGCATGTAACGATACAGAGCCTGAAACTAAAAATGAACCCGCTAGTGCCGGAGCAACAGCTGAGGCACTTACAATTGAAAATGAAGGTGTAACATTGGAATATACAGAAGTGCCAAAACGCGCCATTACAATTAATCAGCACGTAACGGAAATTATGCTTGCGTTAGGCTTAGAAGATTCAATGGTTGGTACATCTTATTTAGATGATGAAATTTATGAACCGTTACAGGAGGCATATGCAGAAATACCTGTACTTGCTGAGCACTATCCATCAAAGGAACAAATTATTGCAAATGAAGCTGATTTTATTTATGGAGGATGGGCAGGTGCCTTTAATCCAAAAAATGTTATGTCTCGTGAAGAATTAAAGGAACTTGGCATTAATAGTTATTTACAATCATCATCGATCAAAGTGGGCACAACAGTAGAGGATATTTATATCGACATTCGTAATATTTCTGCTATTTTCAGAGTGGAGGAACGTGGTGAAGCTTTAATTGAAGAAATGAATAATGAAATTAAAGCAATTACTGAAAAACTACCAGCAAATGAAAAGCCGATTGATGTGCTTGTTTTCGATAGTGGGGATACAGAAGTCTTCACGGCAACACAAAACTTTATGAATACATTAGTTACAATGGCTGGTGGGAAAAATGTATTTGGTGATATCGAGAAAAACTGGGCAACTGTTTCAAAAGAGGACGCTGTTGAGCGCGCACCAGAAGCAATTGTAGTAATTGACTACGGTTCAACGACTGCTGAAGAAAAAATTGCCTTCTTAAAAGCAGACCCTGCACTAAGCCAAACACCAGCTGTACAAAATGAGCATTTTGTTGTTTTACCATTATCAGCAGCTTCTGAAGGTGTACGTGTAGCAGAAGCGTTAGCGATTTTGGTGGAAGGTTTATATCCAGATTCATTTTAA